Genomic segment of Candidatus Effluviviaceae Genus V sp.:
CTCGCGCCGGACCTTCGACTGGGTGACCTCGACGCCGCAGTTCTCACAGATCATCCCGCGGTACCGGATCCTGCGATACTTGCCGCAGTTGCACTCCCAGTCCTTGACGGGCCCGAAGATGCGCTCGCAGAAGAGCCCGCCCTTCTCCGGCTTGAACGACCGGTAGTTGATCGTCTCCGGCAGCGTCACCTCGCCGTGCGACCAGCTTCTGATCGCCTCCGGAGAGGCCAGCCGGATACGGATGGCCTTGAAGTCCTGAGGCTCTCTGTGTTCGTCAAAGATGCCGAAATACAATGGGCGTCCCTCCTCGGGGGGTTCCTACTCCTTGACCAGCGTGACATCCAGGCCGAGGCTCTGGAGCTCACGCATGAGCACGTCGAACGAAGCAGGTGTGCCCGGTTTCGGTGGATCCTGGCCTTTGACAATCGCCTCGTACGTTCTCGAACGCCCGACAACGTCGTCGGACTTGACGGTCAGAAGCTCCTGGAGCGTGTGCGCCGCGCCGTACGCCTCGAGAGCCCAGACCTCCATCTCTCCGAAGCGCTGGCCGCCGAACTGCGCCTTGCCGCCCAGGGGCTGCTGCGTCACCAGTGAGTACGGACCGATCGAGCGCGCGTGGATCTTGTCGTCCACGAGATGCAGGAGCTTCATGATGTAGATGCGCCCGGTGGTCACCTCGTGCTCGAACGGCTGGCCGGTCCGCCCGTCGTAGAGCACCGTCTTGCCCGACCGGGGGAGCCCCGCCTTCTCGAGCTCGTTCTTGATAGAGTCGATCGTCGCGCCGTTGAACACCGGCGTCGCCGCCAGGTATCCGAGCTTGTCCGCCGCCCACCCGAGGTGGGTCTCGAGGATCTGCCCGAGGTTCATACGCGACGGAACACCGAGCGGGTTCAGCACGATGTCGACCGGCGTGCCGTCCGGCAGGTAGGGCATATCCTCCTCGGCCATGATCTTGGCCACGACGCCCTTGTTGCCATGCCGGCCCGCCAGCTTGTCGCCGACCGAGAGCTTCCGCTTGGTCGCGACGTAGACCTTCGCGAGCTTGACCACGCCGCGCGGAAGGTCCTCGCCCAGCTTGACGCGCTCGATGGCTCGGTCGCGCTCGGGCTCGACGGCGTCGATCCTCTCCCTGTACTCCTCGTAGAGGGCCTTGACCTTGCGGTTCGCCTCTGCGTCCTTGACGATCCCGGTGTCCCAGTCCAGCCGGTCGAACCTCAGGATCCGCATGACCTCTTCGTTGACCTTCCGGCCCGCGCGGACCATAAGCTCGTCGGTCCTCGCGTCGCGGATCGAGACCGTCTTCCGGCCCTCGATGATGTTGTATATCCGGCGATCCCGCTCGCGCCTGAGACGCTTCGTCTGTGTGCGGGCCTCGCTCTTGATCTTCTCGATCTCCTTCTGGACGATCTTCTTGCTGCGCTCGTCCCGCGCCCGCCTGGAGAAGAGCTTCGTGTCGATGACGATGCCCTTCATGCCGGGAGGCGCCTTGAGCGACGTATCGCGCACGTCGCCCGCGCGGTCGCCGAAGATGGCGCGCAGCAGGTTCTCCTCCGGCGTCAGCTCGGTCTCGCCCTTCGGCGTGACCTTCCCGATGAGGATGTCGCCGGCCGAGACGCGGGCTCCGGGGCGGACCAGACCGTTCTCGTCCAGGTCCTTCAGACGCTCCTCGCTGACGTTCGGGATCTCCGGAGTGAACTCCTCCATGCCGCGCTTGGTCTCGCGGACCTGAGACTCGAACTCCTCGATGTGGATCGAGGTCAGCCGGTCCTCGCGGAGGATGCGCTCCGAAACGAGGATCGCGTCCTCGAAGTTGTAGCCCTCCCACGGCATGAAGGCGACGAGCAGGTTCGCACCGAGCGCGAGCTCCCCGTCCTTCGTGGAGGGCCCGTCGGCGATGACGTCGCCCGGCATCACCTTCTGGCCGGTGCGGACGACCGGCCGCTGGTTGATGCACGTGTTCTGGTTCGTCCGCTGGAACTTCCTGAGGTCGTACTCCTCGACGGCCTCTGAGCCGTCCAGTGTGTCGGAGTGCCTGATGACGATCCTGTCGGCCGTCGCGCGCTCGACGACGCCGGTGTGCTTCGCGGTCTTGACCGCACCCGAGTCGATCGCCACGCGCTCCTCTATGCCTGTTCCGACGAGCGGCGTCTCCGTCTTGATGAGCGGAACCGCCTGGCGCTGCATGTTCGAACCCATCAGCGCCCTGTTCGCGTCGTCGTGCTCGAGGAACGGAATGAGTGCCGCGGCCGCCGAGACGAGCTGCTTCGGCGAAACGTCGTTGTACTCGACCTCCTCGCGCGGAACCTGCGGGAAGTCGTCCTTGTGCCTCGCCAGGAGGGTCTTCTCGACCAGCCGGCCGTTCCTGTCGACCGGCTCGCCCGCCTGGGCGATGATGTACTTGTCCTCCTCGGACGCGGTCAGGAAGTCGATCGTGTCGGTCACGCGACCCTTCTCGACACGGTAGTAGGGCGTCTCGATGAAGCCGAAGTCGTTGATGCGGCCGTACGTCGAGAGCGAGCTGATGAGCCCGATGTTCGGACCCTCCGGCGTCTCGATCGGGCACATCCTTCCGTAATGACTGTAGTGGACGTCCCGGACCTCGAAGCCGGCCCGCTCGCGCGTCAGCCCGCCGGGGCCCAGTGCCGAGAGACGGCGCTTGTGCGTCAGCTCCGCCAGCGGGTTCGTCTGCTCCATGAACTGCGACAGCTGATTCGAACCAAAGAAAGCCCTGACGACCGCCGAGATCGGCCTCGAGTTGACGAGCGTCGACAGGTCGAGGTCGTCGCCGTCGCCGGTCGACATCCGGTCACGGATGACGCGCACCATCCGCGAGAGTCCGGCGGAGAGCTGGTTCTCGAGAAGCTCGCCGACAGAGCGGACGCGCCGGTTGCCGAGGTGGTCGATGTCGTCGATCTCGCGCTCACCCTTGACGACCTCGAGCACGGCCTTGATCGTCTCGACGAAGTCGCGCCGGGTCAGACAGATCGTGTCGATCGGCACGTCCTCGTCGGAGATGCCCAGCTGCCGGTTGATCTTGTAGCGGCCGACGTTCTTGAGATCGTACCGGTTCGGGTCGAAGAACATCCTGTCGACCAGCTCGAGTCCGGCCTCGATCGACGGGAGGTTCCCGCCCTTCATCGTCTTGTAGATCTCCTGGAGCGCGTCCTCCTGCGAATGCGTCTTGTCCCGCGAGAAGGTCGCGTCGAGGACCTTTGAGTCAGTCGGGTCGATCTGCACGAGTTCGACCTCCCGGATGTCGGCCTTCCGGAGCAGGTCGATGACCTTCAGGGTCAGCTTCTCGTGCGTCTGGACGATGACCTCGCCCGACGGGTCCTTGTACGTCTCGGCGGCGATGCGGCCGACGAGTTCCGCGTCGCGCTCCTCGTCCTTCTTCACGAGGATACGCGCGCTCTCGGTGATCAGCACATCGAAGGCCTCGTAATCCAGCGACTTGAGCGCCTTGACATGCTTCGGCTTGAGCTCCTCCCCGACCTCGACGACGACCTCTCCGGTCTCCTCGTCGACGACGCTCGAACCCGCGAGCCTGCCGCAGGGCGGGTCGGTGCTCCGGGGCCGTCCGCTCGGGAGCTCGATCGACTCCTTCTCATAGAAGAGCGAGCGGATGTCCTCGTCCTTCGAGAACCCGAGCGCCCGGAGGAACGTCGTCATGCGGAACTGGTGACGCCTGTCGGTCCGTATGAACATCTCGTCCTTGATGCCCATGCGGACCTCGACCCACGTCCCGCGGTACGGGATGATCTTGGCGAAGTAGAGCATGGTCCCGTTCGGGTGCGTCTTCTCCTGGAAGAACACGCCGGGGGAGCGGTGCAGCTGACTCACGATCACCCGTTCCGCACCGTTGATCACGAACGTGCCGCGCTCGGTGATGAGCGGGATGTCGCCGAGGTAGATCTCGGCCTCCTCGGCCTCGAGGAACTTCCGCTCGCCGCCCTCTCTCGGCTCCCAGCGCACCAGGCGGAGTGTCGCCTTCAGCGGAGCCTCGAAGGTGAGGTTCCGCTCGCGGCACTCCTGGATCGTGTGCTTCGGCTTACCCAGCCTGAAGCCCTTGTACTCGAGGGTGTAGGTCCCCTGATGTCCCTCTACCGGGAAGAACTTCTTGAAGATCTCGTCCAGACCCGACGGCTCGTCCTCGGACGAACCCGTACCGAGACACGCCCTGAACGACGCCAGCTGGACGTCGAGCAGATTCGGCATCGGCAGTTCGCTGTCGATCGCGTATCTGGAGAAGATCCTGCGTTCTACCTCACGGGGTCCTGCCACGTGTACGTCACCCTCCTTCAGAACCAGCAGGAGCAGACGGCCGCCGACGCCCGAACTGTCGGCCCCGCCATCCGCTCGGAACGCCCGGGGAAGCCCGCGTTCCGACGCGCCTCCCAAGGTCTCCCATGCGCGGCCCCGTCCCGCGTCGGCGCCCGCCGGGCGCCGACGCGAACAGACAGGGACGGTTCCTGCCTACTTGAGCTCGGCCTTGGCTCCGGCCTCTTCGAGCTTCTTCTTGACCTCTTCGGCCTCTTCCTTCGTCACGCCCTTCTTGACGGCCTGGCCGGGGTCGTCCACGAGGCCCTTGGCCTCCTTCAGCCCGAGGTCGGTCACCTGACGGATGACCTTGACGACCTGGAACTTCTTCTCGCCGGTCTCGGTGAGGACGACGTCCCACTCGTCCTTCTCCTCGGCCGCCTCGCCGCCGCCCGCCGCGGGCGCCGCCGCCATGGCGACCGGCGCTGCCGCCGACACGCCGAACTTGTCCTCGAGCGCCTTGACGAGCTCCGCCATCTCGAGAACCGTCATGTTCTCGACCGTCTCCAGGATCTCGGCGATCTTGCCGGTCGGAGCGGGCTTGTCCTCGGCCTTCTCCTCGGTCTTCTCCTCCGCCTTCTCCTCGGCGGCCGTGTCCACTGCTTCCTTCTTCTCTTCTGCCATCGTCGGGCCTCCGTCGAACCTCTCGTTGTTCGTCAGGGTGTGTGCGCTTCGTGTATCGGATCGGCTTTCATTCGGCGCCCAGACAGTCACGGAGACCAGTCCACATGGTATCCGAGCGGCGTCGCCCGAAAGCCGGTTCAGCTCCTCATCAGGCGCCCGATGCGGCCCCCTTCGTCTTGCCGACCTCGTCGAGGACCGAGACAAGCTGCCTGAGCATCTCGTGCAGGAGACGCGTGAACCCGGCGACCGGCGCCTGGAACCCGGCGGCGATCTGCGCGAGCAGGACCTCCTTCGGAGGCAGCTCCGCGAGCTGCCGGATCTGAGCCTCCGACATCAGTACCGACTCCACCCATCCCCTCTTGATCTTCGGCGAGTCGTTCTTCTTCTCGAACTCGGCGAGGATCTTCGCGGGCGCCACGGGGTCGTCCTTCGAGAGGACGACCGCGTTGGGGCCCTCAAGATACTCGGCGAGCTCGTTGAGCCCGACCTGTCGGGCCGCCAGCCTGGCCAGCGTGTTCTTCACGACGCGGAACTCCACCGACTCCTCGCGGAATCTGCGGCGGATCTCCGTGGCCGTCTCCACATCCAGGCCCGTGAAGTCGCTGAGGAGGATGACGTTGTTGCCCTGGAGGAACTTGGTCAGCTCCTCGACTCGGGCCTCCTTCTCCGCTCTCATCATCGGCATGGGGTCAAAGCCTTTCTTCTACCCGACACTCGATCAGGTGCGTGTTGTGTCGACGAGCGATGAGACGTCGACATCGATGCCGGGGCCCATCGTCGTGCAGATCGTCACGTTCCGTATGTATCCGCCCTTGGCCGAGGCAGGTCTGGCGCGGACGATCTCCCGGGCGATCTCCTTGAGGTTCTCCCTGAGATTCTCCGCGTCGAACGACGCCTTGCCGATCGGCGCGTGCACGTTGGCGGTCTTGTCGGTCCTGTACTCGATCTTCCCCGCCTTCGCGTCGCTGACGGCCTTCCCGACATCGTTCGTCACCGTACCGGTCTTGGGGTTCGGCATGAGGCCTCGCGGCCCGAGGATCTTGCCGAGCTTGCCGACGTCCTTCATCATGTCGGGTGTCGCGACCACCGTGTCGAACTCGAGCCACCCCTCCTGGATCTTCTGGATGTACTCGTCGTCGCCGACGTAGTCGGCGCCGGCCTCCTCGGCCTCACTGACCTTCTCGCCCTTCGTCAGCACCAGCACACGGAGGGTCTTGCCGGTCCCGTGCGGGAGCACGATCGTCCCCCTGAGCTGCTGGTCGGACTTCCTGGGATCGACGCCGAGCCGGAACGCGACC
This window contains:
- the rpoB gene encoding DNA-directed RNA polymerase subunit beta is translated as MPNLLDVQLASFRACLGTGSSEDEPSGLDEIFKKFFPVEGHQGTYTLEYKGFRLGKPKHTIQECRERNLTFEAPLKATLRLVRWEPREGGERKFLEAEEAEIYLGDIPLITERGTFVINGAERVIVSQLHRSPGVFFQEKTHPNGTMLYFAKIIPYRGTWVEVRMGIKDEMFIRTDRRHQFRMTTFLRALGFSKDEDIRSLFYEKESIELPSGRPRSTDPPCGRLAGSSVVDEETGEVVVEVGEELKPKHVKALKSLDYEAFDVLITESARILVKKDEERDAELVGRIAAETYKDPSGEVIVQTHEKLTLKVIDLLRKADIREVELVQIDPTDSKVLDATFSRDKTHSQEDALQEIYKTMKGGNLPSIEAGLELVDRMFFDPNRYDLKNVGRYKINRQLGISDEDVPIDTICLTRRDFVETIKAVLEVVKGEREIDDIDHLGNRRVRSVGELLENQLSAGLSRMVRVIRDRMSTGDGDDLDLSTLVNSRPISAVVRAFFGSNQLSQFMEQTNPLAELTHKRRLSALGPGGLTRERAGFEVRDVHYSHYGRMCPIETPEGPNIGLISSLSTYGRINDFGFIETPYYRVEKGRVTDTIDFLTASEEDKYIIAQAGEPVDRNGRLVEKTLLARHKDDFPQVPREEVEYNDVSPKQLVSAAAALIPFLEHDDANRALMGSNMQRQAVPLIKTETPLVGTGIEERVAIDSGAVKTAKHTGVVERATADRIVIRHSDTLDGSEAVEEYDLRKFQRTNQNTCINQRPVVRTGQKVMPGDVIADGPSTKDGELALGANLLVAFMPWEGYNFEDAILVSERILREDRLTSIHIEEFESQVRETKRGMEEFTPEIPNVSEERLKDLDENGLVRPGARVSAGDILIGKVTPKGETELTPEENLLRAIFGDRAGDVRDTSLKAPPGMKGIVIDTKLFSRRARDERSKKIVQKEIEKIKSEARTQTKRLRRERDRRIYNIIEGRKTVSIRDARTDELMVRAGRKVNEEVMRILRFDRLDWDTGIVKDAEANRKVKALYEEYRERIDAVEPERDRAIERVKLGEDLPRGVVKLAKVYVATKRKLSVGDKLAGRHGNKGVVAKIMAEEDMPYLPDGTPVDIVLNPLGVPSRMNLGQILETHLGWAADKLGYLAATPVFNGATIDSIKNELEKAGLPRSGKTVLYDGRTGQPFEHEVTTGRIYIMKLLHLVDDKIHARSIGPYSLVTQQPLGGKAQFGGQRFGEMEVWALEAYGAAHTLQELLTVKSDDVVGRSRTYEAIVKGQDPPKPGTPASFDVLMRELQSLGLDVTLVKE
- the rplJ gene encoding 50S ribosomal protein L10 — encoded protein: MPMMRAEKEARVEELTKFLQGNNVILLSDFTGLDVETATEIRRRFREESVEFRVVKNTLARLAARQVGLNELAEYLEGPNAVVLSKDDPVAPAKILAEFEKKNDSPKIKRGWVESVLMSEAQIRQLAELPPKEVLLAQIAAGFQAPVAGFTRLLHEMLRQLVSVLDEVGKTKGAASGA
- the rplA gene encoding 50S ribosomal protein L1, which produces MRRSKRYKDQSSKLKDGGPYPVDEAVKLLKETASAKFDETVEVAFRLGVDPRKSDQQLRGTIVLPHGTGKTLRVLVLTKGEKVSEAEEAGADYVGDDEYIQKIQEGWLEFDTVVATPDMMKDVGKLGKILGPRGLMPNPKTGTVTNDVGKAVSDAKAGKIEYRTDKTANVHAPIGKASFDAENLRENLKEIAREIVRARPASAKGGYIRNVTICTTMGPGIDVDVSSLVDTTRT
- the rplL gene encoding 50S ribosomal protein L7/L12, with amino-acid sequence MAEEKKEAVDTAAEEKAEEKTEEKAEDKPAPTGKIAEILETVENMTVLEMAELVKALEDKFGVSAAAPVAMAAAPAAGGGEAAEEKDEWDVVLTETGEKKFQVVKVIRQVTDLGLKEAKGLVDDPGQAVKKGVTKEEAEEVKKKLEEAGAKAELK